In Chryseobacterium shigense, the following proteins share a genomic window:
- a CDS encoding DinB family protein: protein MIKQALLGEFLYEAESTRKLLKAIPDSALNWKPSEKNWTTGQLASHIAEVYNWYESTFNQDVFDMGTYQYDKGDISKAENIVAKFEENVARAQKVLENSDENNYFNEWKMEMGGNALFPPMPKIQVIRSFLYNHLYHHRGELIVYLRATGNSVPGLYGPTAEDQM, encoded by the coding sequence ATGATTAAACAAGCCCTCTTAGGTGAATTTCTGTATGAAGCAGAAAGCACGAGAAAACTTTTGAAAGCAATCCCGGACAGTGCTTTAAACTGGAAACCGTCTGAAAAAAACTGGACTACCGGCCAACTGGCTTCTCACATTGCAGAAGTGTATAACTGGTACGAATCTACCTTTAATCAGGATGTTTTCGATATGGGAACTTACCAGTATGACAAAGGAGATATTTCTAAAGCTGAAAATATTGTTGCAAAATTTGAAGAAAATGTTGCCAGAGCCCAGAAAGTTTTAGAAAATTCTGATGAAAACAATTATTTCAACGAGTGGAAAATGGAAATGGGTGGTAATGCACTCTTCCCTCCTATGCCAAAAATTCAGGTAATCCGTTCTTTTCTGTACAATCACTTATACCATCACAGAGGCGAACTGATTGTTTATCTAAGAGCAACAGGAAATAGTGTCCCTGGTTTATACGGACCAACTGCTGAAGACCAGATGTAA
- a CDS encoding acyl-CoA dehydrogenase family protein, with amino-acid sequence MNTETIDNIKMIAETAREFAEKNIRPNIMEWDESQTFPKDLFHQLGEMGFMGIVVPEQYGGSGLGYHEYVTILDEISQVDPSIGLSVAAHNSLCTNHIYEFGNEEQRNKWLPQLASGKVIGAWGLTEHNTGSDSGGMSTTAVKDGDEWVINGAKNFITHAISGDIAVVMTRTGEIGAKNNSTAFVLEKGMPGFTSGKKENKLGMRASETAELIFDNVRVPDSHRLGEVGEGFKQAMKILDGGRISIAALSLGTARGAYKAALKYAKERHQFGKAIAEFQAINFMLADMATEIDAAELLIQRASTLKNAKQKMTKEGAMAKLYASEACVRISNNAVQIFGGYGYTKDFPAEKFYRDSKLCTIGEGTSEIQRLVIGRDITK; translated from the coding sequence ATGAACACAGAGACTATTGACAACATTAAAATGATAGCAGAAACAGCAAGAGAATTTGCTGAGAAAAATATCAGACCGAATATTATGGAGTGGGACGAGAGCCAGACGTTTCCAAAAGACTTATTTCACCAGTTAGGAGAAATGGGATTTATGGGGATTGTAGTTCCCGAGCAGTACGGAGGTTCCGGTTTAGGCTATCATGAATATGTTACCATTCTGGATGAGATCTCCCAGGTAGATCCGTCTATTGGTCTTTCTGTAGCTGCACACAATTCACTTTGTACCAACCATATTTATGAGTTCGGGAATGAAGAGCAGAGAAATAAGTGGCTTCCACAGCTTGCTTCAGGAAAAGTGATAGGAGCATGGGGGCTTACAGAGCATAATACCGGTTCCGATTCAGGAGGTATGTCCACTACAGCCGTTAAAGATGGTGACGAATGGGTAATCAACGGAGCTAAAAACTTCATCACTCACGCTATTTCGGGAGATATTGCCGTGGTAATGACAAGAACAGGTGAAATAGGAGCCAAAAACAATTCTACCGCTTTCGTTTTGGAAAAAGGAATGCCGGGCTTCACTTCAGGAAAGAAAGAGAATAAACTGGGAATGCGTGCTTCGGAAACAGCTGAGCTTATTTTTGATAATGTTCGTGTACCGGATTCACACCGTTTGGGAGAAGTTGGAGAAGGATTCAAGCAGGCCATGAAAATTTTGGATGGAGGTAGAATTTCCATTGCAGCTTTAAGTTTAGGAACAGCAAGAGGAGCTTATAAAGCCGCTTTAAAATATGCCAAAGAAAGACACCAGTTCGGAAAAGCAATTGCTGAATTCCAGGCGATCAACTTTATGCTGGCTGATATGGCCACTGAAATTGATGCTGCTGAGCTTCTGATCCAAAGAGCGTCAACACTGAAAAATGCCAAGCAAAAAATGACCAAAGAAGGCGCAATGGCAAAATTATATGCATCTGAAGCATGCGTAAGAATTTCCAACAATGCAGTTCAGATTTTCGGAGGTTACGGATATACAAAAGACTTCCCTGCTGAGAAATTCTACAGAGATTCTAAACTATGTACTATTGGTGAAGGAACTTCAGAAATCCAGAGACTGGTAATTGGTAGAGACATTACAAAATAA
- a CDS encoding endonuclease: MKKLLFPAILISSFISAQAPAGYYDGTTGLTGYALKSKVHDIISQKNVNWHYDDLPNLYNQTDLDKYYDHDATNTTYLLDIYSERPAGPDAYEYTSGQMTSGAGAEGLGYNREHMIPQSTFSTNSDISDYPMYSDLNFLVPVDARINQLRNNYPYGVGGGTNFYIFSNTSRMSNSAIPGYPYTGRVYEPINEFKGDIARTLLYFVVRYEGKLGSFNTAYSTSSTITPSTDQCPFDGTEERAVDLPYIEMLKQWNTLDPVSQRETERNNAIYTIQKNRNPFIDHPEWINMIWSETPDSVAPSAPGSLTSTQQNANFINLNWTAPSDTDILGYRIYVNGAATPSAVTKNTSISIDHLNPSSTYTFTVKAFDKGYLESPFSNTVTASTSASDAFAKDLMIVKYIEGTSNNKAIEIINKTGHEVNLNNYRINIHLKRPSTGNFYAADTYELEGKVGNNESFVILNPNASLSCYSNSQARFVTASDPMTFNGENYVELAYNKTVTIDAIGTRYTTNTNGNVSLYRKNNVNQPNSTFTIGEWDSYPVNYCQNLGVLSATDLIASNKEFKIYPNPVYDDLFVSGDTQDVKTAQVLDVSGKVIYTEKDPFKNKKNISVQNLSTGFYFLKLDDKIYQFIKK; the protein is encoded by the coding sequence ATGAAAAAACTTCTATTTCCTGCTATTTTAATATCGTCATTTATTTCTGCGCAGGCTCCTGCGGGATATTATGACGGAACAACCGGGCTTACAGGCTATGCACTGAAGTCTAAAGTTCACGATATTATTTCTCAAAAAAATGTAAATTGGCATTACGATGATCTGCCTAACCTGTATAACCAGACTGATCTGGATAAGTATTATGATCATGATGCTACCAATACAACCTATTTATTAGATATTTATTCTGAAAGGCCGGCAGGTCCTGATGCTTATGAATACACTTCTGGTCAAATGACATCAGGTGCCGGTGCAGAAGGCCTTGGATATAACAGGGAGCACATGATCCCACAGAGTACATTCAGTACCAATTCTGATATCAGTGATTATCCTATGTACTCGGACTTGAATTTTCTGGTTCCTGTAGATGCAAGAATTAATCAGCTTAGAAACAATTATCCGTATGGAGTAGGCGGAGGAACCAATTTCTACATTTTTTCAAACACTTCAAGGATGAGCAATTCAGCTATTCCCGGTTATCCGTATACAGGAAGGGTTTATGAGCCTATTAATGAATTTAAAGGTGATATTGCACGGACTTTACTGTATTTTGTAGTAAGATATGAAGGAAAGTTAGGTTCTTTTAATACGGCTTACAGCACTTCTTCAACAATAACGCCTTCAACGGACCAATGTCCATTCGACGGAACAGAGGAAAGAGCAGTAGATCTTCCTTATATAGAGATGCTGAAGCAGTGGAACACCCTGGATCCTGTATCACAAAGGGAAACAGAAAGAAATAATGCCATATATACCATTCAGAAGAACAGAAATCCTTTCATCGACCATCCGGAATGGATCAACATGATCTGGTCTGAAACTCCTGACAGCGTTGCCCCTTCCGCACCGGGTTCATTAACTTCAACACAGCAGAATGCCAATTTTATAAACTTAAACTGGACTGCTCCTTCAGATACGGATATATTAGGATACAGGATTTATGTAAACGGAGCAGCCACCCCTTCAGCTGTAACAAAAAACACTTCTATAAGTATTGACCATCTTAATCCTTCCAGCACGTATACCTTTACTGTAAAAGCTTTTGATAAAGGTTATCTTGAATCTCCTTTCAGCAATACCGTTACTGCATCCACATCTGCTTCAGATGCTTTTGCAAAGGATCTGATGATTGTAAAATATATAGAAGGAACCAGCAATAATAAAGCTATAGAAATCATTAATAAAACCGGTCATGAAGTCAATCTGAATAATTACAGAATTAATATTCACCTGAAAAGACCAAGCACAGGGAATTTTTATGCAGCCGATACCTATGAACTGGAAGGGAAAGTAGGAAATAATGAAAGTTTTGTTATCCTGAATCCCAATGCATCACTTTCATGCTATAGCAACAGCCAGGCAAGGTTTGTAACCGCTTCGGATCCTATGACTTTTAACGGCGAAAATTATGTAGAACTTGCCTATAACAAAACAGTCACCATAGATGCTATAGGAACCAGGTATACCACCAATACCAACGGAAATGTTTCTTTATACAGGAAAAATAATGTAAACCAGCCAAACAGTACTTTTACGATTGGAGAATGGGATTCTTATCCGGTTAATTACTGTCAGAACCTAGGTGTATTATCCGCAACCGATCTTATTGCCTCTAACAAAGAGTTTAAAATATATCCGAACCCTGTTTACGATGACCTTTTCGTGAGCGGAGACACTCAGGATGTTAAGACGGCTCAGGTATTGGATGTTTCGGGAAAAGTGATATATACCGAGAAAGATCCGTTTAAAAACAAGAAAAATATTTCAGTACAGAATCTTTCAACAGGTTTCTATTTCTTGAAACTCGACGATAAAATATACCAGTTTATCAAAAAATAA
- a CDS encoding SatD family protein: protein MIAVITGDIINSQHADTEVWITRLKNLLENWGSSPLAWEIYRGDEFQFKCNIDEVFWRFLAIKSLIRSQENLDVRIAIGIGEENFSSEKITESNGTAYVHSGRLLNDLKSDGHTVSIKTSNEAVDRDLNILLKWSSKDFDSWTVATAEIIHEMIMNQDITQEDLAKKFAISQSSVSQRLKRANYELIVETNQYFKKKISEL, encoded by the coding sequence ATGATAGCGGTCATAACCGGTGATATTATAAATTCACAGCATGCAGACACAGAAGTTTGGATCACCAGACTCAAGAATCTCCTGGAAAACTGGGGAAGTTCACCGCTCGCATGGGAAATCTACAGAGGAGACGAATTTCAGTTCAAGTGTAATATTGATGAAGTATTCTGGCGTTTTCTAGCCATTAAGTCTCTCATAAGAAGTCAGGAAAATTTAGACGTAAGGATTGCCATAGGCATTGGTGAAGAGAATTTTTCCTCCGAAAAGATCACCGAATCCAACGGAACGGCTTACGTACACTCCGGAAGACTGCTGAATGATCTTAAAAGTGACGGCCACACCGTTTCCATAAAAACCTCCAATGAAGCTGTAGACAGGGATTTGAATATCCTCCTGAAATGGTCTTCAAAAGATTTCGACAGCTGGACGGTAGCTACGGCAGAAATCATTCATGAAATGATTATGAACCAGGATATCACACAGGAAGATCTCGCTAAGAAATTTGCTATTTCACAGTCCTCGGTAAGCCAGAGACTGAAACGCGCCAACTACGAGCTTATCGTAGAAACCAACCAATACTTTAAAAAGAAAATCTCAGAACTGTAA
- a CDS encoding DUF3307 domain-containing protein — MIFIKLILAHLLGDFILQPNSWVADKERRKLKSPYLYLHILIHIVLSFIFLWNTDLWWVSLLVGITHFIIDASKLIFQTVKNKKRWFFIDQMLHILVIAGISFYSKEFNFDFLQNQNVLKIVMAALFLTTPASIFIKILLSSWTPVPETQSSLQTESLSSAGKYIGILERLLVFTFIMVNHWEGVGFMVAAKSVFRFSDLAQAKQRKLTEYVLIGTLLSFGLAVLTGILTK, encoded by the coding sequence ATGATCTTTATTAAACTCATATTGGCACATTTACTCGGAGATTTTATTCTTCAGCCAAATTCTTGGGTTGCAGATAAAGAACGCCGTAAGCTGAAAAGCCCTTATTTGTACTTGCATATTCTGATCCACATTGTTTTAAGCTTTATTTTTCTCTGGAATACAGATTTGTGGTGGGTTTCGCTGCTTGTCGGGATCACTCATTTTATCATTGATGCCTCAAAACTGATTTTCCAGACTGTAAAAAATAAAAAAAGGTGGTTTTTTATTGATCAGATGTTGCATATCCTTGTGATTGCAGGGATCTCATTTTATTCCAAGGAATTCAATTTTGACTTTCTTCAGAACCAGAACGTTTTAAAAATAGTGATGGCCGCATTGTTCCTTACAACACCGGCTTCCATCTTTATCAAAATATTATTGTCTTCGTGGACTCCGGTTCCGGAAACACAAAGCAGTTTACAGACCGAATCCCTGTCGAGTGCAGGAAAATATATCGGTATTTTGGAACGCCTTCTTGTTTTCACTTTTATTATGGTGAATCATTGGGAAGGAGTAGGTTTTATGGTTGCTGCCAAATCGGTTTTCAGATTCAGTGATCTGGCACAGGCCAAGCAGAGAAAACTCACGGAATATGTACTCATTGGTACACTCCTGAGTTTCGGATTGGCTGTATTAACGGGAATTTTAACTAAGTAA
- the purC gene encoding phosphoribosylaminoimidazolesuccinocarboxamide synthase, with translation MEKKEMLYEGKAKQVFATDNPNEVVVRFKDDATAFNAQKRGSVDLKGEMNNAITTLIFEYLNEKGIKTHFIKQLNEREQLVKKVSIIPLEMVVRNYSAGSMAQRLGVEEGIKSPVTIFDICYKKDELGDPLINDHHAVFLGAATYEELDEMYELTSDINEILIELFDKMNIILVDFKIELGKTADGEIILADEISPDTCRLWDKDTMKKLDKDRFRRDLGEVTEAYVEIYNRLKNLLGK, from the coding sequence ATGGAAAAGAAAGAAATGTTGTACGAAGGTAAGGCAAAACAGGTATTTGCCACCGATAATCCCAATGAAGTAGTAGTACGTTTTAAAGACGATGCTACAGCATTTAATGCTCAGAAAAGAGGATCTGTAGATTTGAAAGGTGAAATGAACAATGCCATCACCACCCTTATTTTTGAATACTTAAATGAAAAAGGGATTAAAACTCATTTCATTAAACAATTGAACGAAAGAGAGCAGCTGGTAAAAAAAGTATCCATCATTCCATTGGAAATGGTGGTAAGAAACTACTCAGCAGGAAGCATGGCTCAGAGATTAGGAGTGGAAGAAGGAATTAAATCTCCGGTTACCATTTTCGATATCTGCTACAAAAAAGACGAATTGGGAGATCCGCTTATCAATGATCACCACGCAGTTTTCTTGGGAGCAGCAACATATGAGGAACTTGATGAAATGTACGAGCTTACTTCCGATATCAACGAAATCCTGATCGAACTTTTTGATAAAATGAACATCATCCTTGTAGATTTCAAAATTGAATTAGGAAAAACAGCAGACGGCGAGATCATCCTTGCAGACGAAATTTCTCCTGATACATGCAGACTTTGGGACAAAGACACCATGAAAAAGCTGGATAAAGACAGATTCAGAAGAGATCTTGGAGAAGTTACCGAAGCTTACGTTGAGATCTATAACCGCCTGAAAAATTTACTGGGTAAGTAA
- a CDS encoding four helix bundle protein, protein MKSHRIEDLKVWQKSMTLVKEVYLVSAELPIEEKFGLLSQIRRCAVSIPSNIAEGAGRNNKKEFYQFLGIAFGSTYELQTQLQLLVNLNFISEAKIASLKELLAEIQKMIYSLKESLKL, encoded by the coding sequence ATGAAATCACACCGGATAGAAGATTTGAAAGTTTGGCAGAAATCAATGACTTTGGTAAAAGAAGTTTATTTGGTTTCGGCTGAATTGCCGATTGAAGAGAAATTCGGGCTGTTATCCCAAATTAGAAGATGTGCCGTTTCAATACCGTCTAATATTGCTGAAGGAGCTGGAAGAAATAACAAAAAAGAGTTTTATCAATTTCTTGGAATTGCATTCGGTTCCACCTATGAATTGCAAACCCAATTACAGTTGCTGGTAAATCTTAATTTTATTTCTGAAGCTAAAATAGCTTCCTTAAAAGAACTTTTAGCCGAAATTCAGAAAATGATTTACTCATTAAAAGAAAGTTTAAAATTATAA
- the purF gene encoding amidophosphoribosyltransferase, which translates to MKSLDIHKSEYLKQFKDHTYGRNLFRTQEEERLDAPNEECGIFGLYSDNDLDTFSLSQFGLFALQHRGQEACGISVLKDGKITNMKDEGLVLDVYKEIQEPETFMGNSAIGHTRYTTAGDKKKYNFQPFFAKNEYDQIILSIAHNGNLTNARELKKELEAEGVVFRATSDSEVILRLIQKNLDLGLRGAIKATMEKIEGAYSVVGMTRNKFFAFRDFNGIRPLVLGAVDEKTYVVASESVALDAVGAQYVRDILPGEIIYTNENEPGKLNSYMVNEEKGKQRICSFEYIYFARPDSTLENINVYEIREKSGEKIWEQAPVDADVVIGVPDSGVPAAIGFSKASGIPFRPVLIKNRYIGRSFIVPTQEMRERVVNLKLNPIISEIKDKRVVIIDDSIVRGTTSKRLVKILKDAGVKEIHFRSVSPPIIAPCYLGIDTPSKDDLISANMTTEELRDYLGVDSLEFLSTDNLKEILGSSNHCFGCFTEEYPVGKGEEVELFN; encoded by the coding sequence ATGAAAAGTTTAGACATTCATAAAAGTGAATATTTAAAACAGTTTAAAGACCATACCTACGGAAGAAATCTTTTCAGAACGCAGGAAGAAGAAAGACTGGATGCTCCCAATGAGGAGTGCGGGATCTTCGGATTGTATTCTGATAATGATCTGGATACGTTTTCCCTTTCACAGTTCGGACTTTTTGCCCTGCAGCACAGAGGGCAGGAAGCCTGCGGTATTTCTGTGTTAAAAGACGGGAAAATTACCAATATGAAAGATGAAGGGCTGGTTTTGGACGTTTATAAAGAAATTCAGGAACCTGAAACTTTTATGGGAAATTCTGCAATAGGGCATACCCGCTATACCACTGCAGGAGATAAAAAGAAATATAATTTCCAGCCGTTCTTCGCAAAAAACGAATACGACCAGATTATACTTTCTATAGCGCATAACGGTAACCTTACCAATGCAAGAGAACTAAAAAAAGAGCTGGAAGCTGAGGGCGTTGTTTTCAGAGCAACTTCCGATTCTGAGGTTATTTTAAGACTGATCCAGAAAAACCTTGATTTAGGACTTCGTGGAGCAATCAAAGCCACCATGGAAAAAATTGAAGGCGCTTATTCCGTAGTGGGAATGACGAGAAATAAATTCTTTGCTTTCAGAGATTTCAACGGAATCCGTCCGTTGGTTTTAGGAGCTGTTGACGAAAAAACTTACGTTGTAGCTTCCGAATCCGTTGCATTAGATGCCGTAGGCGCTCAATATGTACGAGATATCCTTCCGGGAGAAATTATCTATACCAATGAAAATGAGCCAGGAAAGCTTAATTCTTATATGGTAAACGAAGAAAAAGGAAAACAGAGAATCTGTTCATTTGAATATATTTACTTTGCAAGACCTGACTCTACCTTAGAAAATATCAACGTATACGAGATCAGGGAGAAATCCGGTGAAAAGATCTGGGAACAGGCTCCTGTAGATGCAGATGTTGTCATTGGAGTTCCCGATTCAGGAGTTCCGGCTGCTATTGGCTTCTCAAAAGCTTCCGGAATACCTTTCCGTCCGGTTCTGATCAAAAACAGATACATCGGAAGAAGTTTCATTGTTCCTACACAGGAAATGAGAGAAAGGGTAGTTAACCTCAAGCTTAACCCTATCATTTCTGAGATCAAGGATAAAAGAGTAGTAATCATCGACGATTCTATCGTAAGAGGAACTACTTCTAAAAGACTCGTTAAAATTCTGAAAGATGCAGGAGTAAAGGAAATCCACTTCAGAAGTGTTTCCCCGCCTATCATTGCACCATGTTATTTAGGAATAGATACCCCTTCCAAAGATGATCTGATTTCAGCCAACATGACCACAGAAGAGCTTAGAGATTACCTGGGTGTAGATTCACTGGAGTTTTTAAGTACAGATAACCTGAAAGAAATTTTAGGATCTTCCAACCACTGCTTCGGATGCTTTACAGAAGAATATCCGGTAGGAAAAGGAGAGGAAGTAGAATTATTTAATTAG
- a CDS encoding porin family protein, whose amino-acid sequence MKKLFLGLAVAAGMMTFAQETKAVSTEPIKKEKQPIRFGIKAGGNSSYFSEQKLSLNNQKIGFHAGVLVNIPLSQKFSLQPEVLYNQLGAKSVISSTDVTTGSTNIKTKSDYKTTMNYISVPLMVQMRPTERFYVEAGPEFSYFINGKNSGNSTISTTTGGITTTQSVSNSEDINKDDVNKFNLGLGLGLGYDITQNLGINARYINSLTDMRNQKPEGTEPLNHRAFQLGLNYKF is encoded by the coding sequence ATGAAGAAGTTATTTCTAGGGTTGGCAGTTGCTGCTGGCATGATGACGTTTGCTCAAGAAACAAAAGCAGTAAGCACAGAACCCATTAAAAAAGAAAAACAACCCATCAGATTTGGTATTAAAGCGGGAGGAAACTCATCTTACTTCAGTGAGCAGAAATTAAGCCTTAATAACCAGAAAATAGGATTTCATGCGGGGGTTTTAGTTAATATTCCACTTTCTCAGAAATTCAGCCTGCAACCGGAGGTTTTATACAACCAGTTAGGGGCAAAAAGCGTAATCTCTTCTACGGACGTAACAACAGGAAGTACGAACATTAAGACAAAAAGCGATTACAAAACTACCATGAACTATATTTCGGTTCCTTTAATGGTACAAATGAGACCTACAGAGAGGTTTTATGTAGAGGCAGGCCCTGAGTTCAGTTATTTCATTAACGGGAAAAACTCTGGAAACAGTACAATTTCTACAACTACCGGAGGTATTACAACAACTCAGTCTGTATCTAACTCTGAAGACATCAATAAAGATGATGTGAACAAATTTAATTTAGGGCTAGGTTTAGGTCTTGGTTATGATATCACTCAGAATCTGGGGATCAATGCAAGATATATCAACAGTCTTACGGATATGAGAAACCAAAAGCCTGAAGGTACTGAACCATTGAACCACAGAGCATTTCAGCTAGGTCTGAATTATAAGTTCTAA
- a CDS encoding helix-turn-helix domain-containing protein translates to MKITEIKSCFVGPAISPEQFIAEHFFIFLAKGEMNGYDGNKHYKLKAGESCIIRKNRLARYNKVRTDNEFEKVIFIFDESFLKSFQKKNTVLFQNYKSKDAFIKLKKDNLIDSFLFSLEPYYNHSGNISKTFSDLKREELLLILLQIHPELSDLLFDFGIPGRLDLEKFMQQNYKFNVSMERFAFLAGRSLSAFKRDFKMIFNETPSRWLIKRRLQEARFLIEEKKQRPTDIYTDLGFEDLSHFSFAFRKEFGMTATEMLDM, encoded by the coding sequence ATGAAGATTACTGAAATAAAATCATGTTTTGTAGGTCCTGCTATTTCACCGGAACAGTTTATTGCCGAACATTTTTTCATATTCCTGGCAAAAGGGGAAATGAATGGCTACGATGGAAATAAACATTATAAGCTCAAAGCGGGAGAAAGCTGTATTATCCGCAAAAACAGGCTGGCCCGCTACAATAAGGTAAGAACAGATAATGAATTTGAAAAGGTAATTTTTATTTTTGATGAATCTTTTCTCAAAAGCTTTCAGAAAAAAAATACGGTCCTATTTCAGAATTATAAGTCAAAAGACGCTTTTATTAAGCTTAAAAAAGATAACCTTATAGACAGTTTCCTTTTTTCTCTGGAACCTTATTACAATCATTCAGGAAATATCAGCAAAACGTTTTCTGATCTTAAAAGGGAAGAATTATTACTGATCCTATTACAAATTCACCCTGAACTGTCTGACCTTCTTTTTGATTTCGGGATTCCCGGGCGGCTGGATCTTGAAAAATTCATGCAGCAGAATTATAAGTTCAATGTAAGTATGGAAAGATTTGCTTTTCTGGCCGGCCGGAGCCTTTCTGCGTTTAAAAGGGATTTCAAAATGATCTTTAATGAAACTCCCAGCCGGTGGCTTATAAAACGCCGTTTACAGGAAGCCCGGTTTTTAATCGAAGAGAAAAAGCAGCGGCCTACAGATATTTATACGGATCTGGGATTTGAAGATTTATCACATTTTTCATTTGCCTTCAGGAAGGAATTTGGAATGACGGCTACCGAAATGCTGGACATGTGA